The Malus domestica chromosome 06, GDT2T_hap1 genome has a segment encoding these proteins:
- the LOC114825608 gene encoding probable serine/threonine-protein kinase PBL19, which yields MKCFFPFKEKRKSKKEVSQSAPELRNKSNPSNPALDRATKSSSSLPSPKSIPELYKEREHNLRVFSFQELRDATNGFSRSLKLGEGGFGRVYKAAIRPSDGGTGSPIWVAIKKLNPHSLQGHKQWLAEVQFLGVVNHPNLVKLLGYCCLDGERGIQRLLVYEFMPNRSLEDHLFNRALPALPWMTRLKIMLGAAQGLAYLHKGLEVQVIYRDFKSSNVLLDEEFRPKLSDFGLAREGPTGDRSHVSTSVVGTYGYAAPEYLKTGHLSISCDLWSFGVVLYEILTGRRVLDKNRPISEQKLLYWVRQFPADSKRFSMVIDPLLRDQYSLTAAQNVAKLADSCLNNNSKDRPTMSQVVEVLEQALRDSQGSTNSFKRSFEVSTSKLAKRKPK from the exons ATGAAGTGTTTCTTTCCCTTCAAGGAAAAACGCAAGAGCAAAAAAGAAGTATCGCAATCCGCTCCAGAATTGAGAAACAAAAGCAATCCAAGCAATCCGGCTTTGGATCGCGCGACAAAATCTTCGAGTTCATTGCCATCTCCAAAGAGCATACCAGAATTGTACAAAGAAAGGGAGCATAATTTAAGAGTTTTCTCCTTCCAAGAGCTGAGGGATGCAACAAATGGTTTCAGCAGGTCGCTTAAGCTCGGGGAAGGAGGTTTTGGGAGGGTTTATAAAGCAGCAATCAGGCCTTCCGATGGAGGAACGGGCAGTCCGATTTGGGTTGCCATCAAGAAGTTAAACCCTCATAGTTTACag GGTCATAAGCAATGGCTTGCAGAAGTTCAATTTCTTGGCGTCGTAAATCACCCGAATTTGGTAAAACTTCTAGGGTACTGTTGTTTAGATGGAGAGAGAGGGATACAAAGGCTGTTGGTGTATGAATTTATGCCTAATAGAAGCTTAGAAGATCATCTTTTCAACAGGGCTTTGCCTGCATTGCCTTGGATGACAAGATTAAAGATAATGCTTGGTGCTGCTCAAGGATTGGCTTATCTACACAAGGGACTCGAAGTCCAG GTAATATATCGAgatttcaaatcttcaaatgtGCTATTGGATGAGGAATTCAGGCCAAAGCTCTCAGACTTCGGGCTTGCTAGAGAAGGACCAACGGGTGACCGTTCTCATGTATCAACCTCG GTGGTGGGGACTTATGGATACGCAGCCCCAGAATATTTAAAAACAGGCCATCTTTCAATCAGTTGTGACTTATGGAGTTTTGGTGTGGTACTGTACGAGATCCTAACAGGCAGGCGTGTCTTAGACAAGAACCGCCCCATATCAGAACAAAAGCTTCTTTACTGGGTTAGACAGTTCCCTGCAGACAGTAAAAGGTTCAGCATGGTAATAGATCCCCTACTAAGAGACCAGTATTCTCTTACTGCAGCTCAGAATGTTGCCAAGTTGGCCGATAGCTGTCTGAACAATAACTCAAAGGACCGGCCAACCATGAGTCAGGTGGTAGAGGTGTTGGAGCAAGCTCTACGAGATTCACAAGGGAGCACCAATTCTTTTAAGAGAAGTTTTGAGGTCTCTACATCTAAATTGGCGAAGCGGAAACCCAAGTAG